Within Topomyia yanbarensis strain Yona2022 chromosome 2, ASM3024719v1, whole genome shotgun sequence, the genomic segment GCTTTTCCTCGTACGATTTGTTTGAATCTTCGTAGGAATACTTTAAAGTTTCTAGTTTTCGCTTCTCTGTAGTTTCATTATGTtggcaaatttttagttcggaTTCTGCCAGCGCCAAAGCCGATTTGCTATCGTCGACTGCTTTTTTCAAATCGATCAGCTCCGTTTGCTGTTTTTCCTTTTCCTCCAGCAGAACTTTAGTCTCATCTTTTAAAGTAGCCAAATTTGCCGTCAACTTTGTTTCGATGTCGGTCTTCTGCTTGGTCAACGATTCAATTTTCTTCTCCGACTCAGCAATTTCCTTGGTATTTTTCTCCGGTATCAGTTTTAATTCtagtaactttttattttccgtcTCAATCTGAGCCATCGTCTTTTTCCGGCGTTCATTGGTGGCCTTCATATTGGCCTGCACTTTCGTGTACTTATCAAGCGATGCCTTTAAAGCGgattctttttcttcttttttcttcATCATCCCATCGTACTGTTTAATCTCTTCCTTCACCAACGCCTCTTTCTCGAGACGTTCTTTTTTCAAAGCCTCGTAcgtgtcgtcatgttttttaagAATATCACCCGCCTGATCTCGCTCTACCTCCAGCTCTCCAATCTTTTTTCGTTGCTCGCTGAGATATTTCTGAATTTGCTGGTTTTTAGTTCTGGTGAGAGAATTTTCCAACTTCAGATACTCGACGGCTTCGTGCATCGGTTTCTCCAGATCCTTCATCTCACGTTCGGCCAGCTTGCATCGGTTATGCTTCTCCGTGCGTTCCTCGTTCAGCATCTCGACCCGTTCGTTGATTTTAACTAACGGTTGCTTATACCTGGTCGTTCCAACGATATCCTCCAAATACTCCAGCAGACCACAATCGTTCTCGGTCAGTGCTTTCGGTTTCATCATTGAGATCGATTCGACTTCTCCCTGCAGAATCAGGAACCGATTGTGATCCAGATCGATACCATGCTGTTTCAGCAGTTTCGACACCTCCTTGAAATGAACTCGCCTATTATCGATCGTATAGTACGAGGAATTATCTCTGGAAGCCGTCCTGGCAACTACAAATTCTGAATTGGGAACTACCTCGAAAGAACCGTCTTCTTTGTCGACAATTTGCTGGAAATGCACTCCCACCGTGCAAGTGGGAGTATTCGGATGCTTCGATGAACTGTGCAACAAAACCGATAGCTTTTTCGAACGGATCTTCTGCGCTCGATACCCGAACACGAAAAGCATCGAATCGATTACATTACTTTTGCCACTACCGTTCGGTCCGATGATGGCCGAGAACCGCTGATGGAATGGTCCTAATGTTACATGACCAGCGTAGCTTTTAAAATTGTAGTTTGAAATGTTTGTGATGATCAATCGTGGGCCCTTACATTCTGTTGAACAGTACGGTGGAACCGGCGGGGGAATGTAGATGCCTCCGACGCGAGTTCCTCCTGAAATAGTAAAGAAACCAGTCAAACTATGCTACAGCAACCAGCATCATCGTCATTTTACCCTCTTCATCGTCCGAAAGATTGGCGTCATCGTCAACGTCAACTTCCATCGCCTCCGCCGGAGCTTGTTGTGCCTTTGGCGAAGCCTCAGAGGCTCCACCGGAGCGGCGTTTTGTTTTACTCATTGCTTCCACCAATTAGCTGTATGTTGCttgttttattttcacttaATCACTTACTAAACATTTAACAATCAGCACAAAACCGCACTTGtaattattccacaaaatacaCAACGGCCGGAGACATCTCCAGCTTCtgttttgacaatttttgaaaaacttcacCAACTGACGTTTAGCTGCATCCCAGCCAAACCCATGCGGAATTTGAGCCAGAGTTTTGGCTTATTTCAGCTCAAATAAAACTGTGCGTTCTCAGATGAAATCGGTTATGCTATTTGAACCGGTATGTTGGCAGAAACCATACAGATAGCCGAGTATGGTTTGATTGGGATGTATCGTCGTCGGTGTTTCTGAAGGGAGCGAAATTCAATACATCCGCAAACAGTTGAAAAGGGCCGAACTGCAAATcgtaaacaaatcgaatttttattttccattCAAAACTATCTAACCACCcgcataaataaaaactttatcTGGAATCCTCCATATTATACAAAAATCATAAGTGCTATGGTAACCACATACGTTAAGGtctatttatgatattacgatAAATGCGTTTTCCTGTAAAATTATAGAATGAAGATACGAGTTATTGTTACAATATAGGGAATGGTTATAATATTTGTATGTTAGAAAAGAATTGAGGTGCTTCCGCaggattattaaaaaatatatcgaAACGATTTGAATTGAAGTCACGATGATGGCAGTCGTTTTCATATGGTTCTGTAAGGTTTGCTTTAAAGAAAAacgtgtatcgttacaatttcctTACAAGATAACCATAATGTTCACCTCAAGTCGAATCGTTTGGTTACTGTTTtcaataatcctttatattgaattgaatgtgttgttaaaatgaaataacgaatctttgtttattgcacatatttattaggaaaaaataataatttatcgACGGATAAAGTGCTTtaatactttattattatttcttACCAAGGTTGGATAAAAGAAattccaaatttaatttttggcgtACAGGTTTCGTTTTTGGACAAAATCTAAAGCTTCATACATTTCTGTAAAAGGTGAAATGAATCCACAAGGCTTTCAATAATGTTTTACTCAGCGAAGGTCGATTAGATTAATTCACATTTCATCTATAGCAACAATTTGTTTATAATCACATTCAGCAAAATGGTAAAACTAATCATAATCAAATTTCGTATATGGCAAAATATATCACATCGTAACACTGCCGTTTAAGAAGTTCTGTTAGTAGGAAAGAGCTTCACTAATTTAGGATGGACTTCTAAAGAGGGGCTAATACCATGTATTGCAGTACTAGCAACTCAAGAATTTCAATCCTCCTCTAATACCCGagcttatacctttttcttaagtgGATCAATATAAATGTATTACATTTTTCGTATACATCATGAGTCTTTTTAACAACGTAAGTACACAGCTGTCGGAAGTTGCTACACCTATCAAGACGAGGAGAGATGGTCAATTCTAATAACGGATGCATCATCCAGATTCTCGATTTGCTTAACCAACCAGATTCAACggtttatatattatatatgaatGCATTGTATCAAACACACGGCTCACCATCACCGAAAGGCTCGCAAACCTCCTCTTAAACCAATTCAAGGAAAATTAAGGGAAAATTTGAATTGAAGTTCCAACCATATACGGTATGCTCCGTGATTAATCAGCTCTTACAATCATGGTCATTCGTAATCATCAACAGTTTATTAGTATATGACATGTCGATTTACCCTCTTCCTAAAGTCGATTGTGGGTAGATTATTATGAAAACCAAATGACGTTCCACTAGATTACAGAAATAGCTCAATTAGTAAAAGCGGCAGTACCACCACCATAAGATGTCAACAACCGAACATGGAGGACGGCATGCAATCAAATCACAGATTACCATAAatcgattgaataaaaaaagttattcgaaCTGATGAGTGGGGAGGGCGAAGAGGCTTTTGGgtgaatcagaaaaaaaaacatttataaagTTCTTTTTACATCAGCCGCATTTGATAGTGTCGATAAAGTAGTTTATTATACACACGCATCACATTTTGCCCATCGCATAGTATCACTCGAAAACTATAACTGTACTATTCGAGAAATGGTTATCTGTGGTTACAATACACCAAATGATCGAAACGATTTGTGGTATGGTACCATGTTTGTTTTGCGTCACGATTTGtcatattgtaaaaaaaaacattaaatgaatTGTGTGTAGTGTAAGATTATACTAATCGCACAGCATGGTGAAGAAATGTTTATGGTAGAATGTTTAATGTACCTTGTTATATCCAATAACAATGTAGCGCCGCAAAAATGGATTATAAGATCACCATTCACCTTATAATATGCCCTAaaatttgtttgaggaaattggCATTTTGGAATGGTAACGTTACTTAACGACCTTTTCGGCAAATGGTACAAGTGGCGCTGACCATAAGTAGAATCAAGTTGcgcatcatctacaccagttgcgctttagttgcGTGCGctgaaaataggaaaaaaaaaccgaaaggcgcaagttcactatttcgattttcaactgctaCCAGAATATTTTAGCGCTGGGAGAAAGTGTTGATTgtgtattgcttgtggcactaaaaactggattctaaccgcactgcgcacttaccattcttccaataaattcttctcatagaccggttagttcgactggtctgtctatgaaagtaccatctccatcacttgaaatacatgtttttgacagctcgcagttttgagatcactcgcactttaaaagtgcggagtccaggttggtgggaaatGCGCAATAAACGGTTGCATTTCCGTTGCGCCCTTCAGAAGTCGACAATAACTCTACTTTCAAATGCGGATTTATATCAGTGTGTGTGAGAATGCACTTTGAAAAACTGTCATTTGAAAAGTGCATTCTAGtttctgttgattttttgtgtaGTGGAGTTGCTGTTTTCTTGGATGGTTAAGGTTTGTAAAAATAAATCTCAAAATTTCGTGAAAGAAGCTACCAAAAATTCATCCAGTTGTAGAAAATACCAGTCTCAATCCGTTTAGGATCACTTTATCCTGAAGAGGTAACTGAGTGGTTAAAGTAATTAAACCTATCAGCGGTAACTAAAAAGGTTTGTAATCGTTTTCGATTTATTGGGTGAGAAAAACTAATTTTGCTCCTGTTTCCAGGACACTACTGATGGCCGGCGATAAAAAGCGCCGTTCTCGGTCACGAGAACGCATTGATCTGGAACGCGATCGAATTCGTGATCGCGATCGTTACCGGGAACGAGAACACCTAATTGAACGGGACCGAGACCGTGAGCGTGAGCGGGATCGGGACCGGTTCGAAAGAGAACGTGAACGGGAACGAGATCGGGATCGTGGTCATGTTGACAAAGGACCAGTAGCGCCCAGGGAACGCATTGGCGAGGGAATAACCAAACGTCGGTCATCGGGTGAGTGGAACCGGGACAAAAAGAAAAAGAAGGAGGAAGCTGACAAGAAAGATGAATCCGAGGAAACAGAAGAAATGAAGGCACTGTTGAAACGGGAAACGAGTTCTAAAAAGGAACCGCTTTCGCTGGAGGAATTATTGGCAAAAAAGAAAGCCGAAGAACAAGCTAGAAGCAAGCCGGTTTTTATAACGAAGGAACAGCGGGCAGCCGAAGCTCTGAAGAGAAGACAAGAGGAGGTGGCTGCCATGAAAGCTGCTACTTCCAATGTTGTGGCCAAATTCGGCGATGTGCCAGTAACGGTTCTGCTTAATCGAGAGAAGAAGGATCCTCTGGAGAAGTATGACCGCAGGGAAAGGGAACGTGAGCGGGAGCGGGAACGAGAAAGAGCCAGAAATCGTGACCGTGATGGCAAAGAGAAAGAAGGGGTCGACGATAAGAAACGATCGACAACGGAGGATCCTACCGTAAAGGACAAGGAAAAAGAACAGGAAGCAATTCGGGAACGATATTTGGGAATCATCAAGAAAAAGAGACGAGTTCGAAGATTGAACGACAGAAAATTCGTCTTTGATTGGGATGCAGCAGAGGACACATCTGTGGATTATAATAATCTTTACAAAGAACGACACCATGTGCAGTTCTTTGGCCGCGGAAACATTGCTGGAATTGATATCAAAGATCAGAAGAAAAAGCAAAGCAAATTTTATGGAGATCTACTGGAAAAACGTCGAACCGATGCTGAAAAGGAGCAGGAGAAGGTCCGGTTGAAGAAGGTGAAAAAGAAGGAAGAGAAACAAAAATGGGATGATCGTCACTGGTCGGAGAAAGACCCTGATGAGATGACTGAACGAGATTGGCGTATATTTCGGGAGGATTACAACATTACAATTAAAGGAGGCAAGATTCCTAATCCGTTCAGAACCTGGAAGGAATCCGGCTTCCCCAAAGAAATTCTGGATATTATTGACAAAGTTGGTTATAAAGAACCAACACCCATTCAGCGGCAAGCTATTCCAATTGGTCTGCAGAATAGGGATATTATCGGTATTGCCGAAACCGGTTCCGGCAAGACACTAGCCTTTTTGATTCCGTTGCTTAATTGGATTCAATCGCTCCCGAAAATTGACCGCTTGGAGACGGCTGATCAAGGTCCCTATGCGATTATTTTGGCTCCAACTCGAGAATTGGCGCAACAGATTGAGGAAGAGACGCAGAAGTTTGGGCAGCCGTTGGGTATTCGCACTGTCGTCGTAGTCGGAGGTTTATCTCGAGAAGAGCAGGGATTCCGTCTTCGGCTTGGTTGCGAAATTGTCATTGCTACCCCTGGTCGTCTTATCGATGTGCTGGAGAACCGTTACCTTGTATTAAATCAGTGTACCTACATCGTTCTGGATGAGGCCGATCGTATGATTGACATGGGTTTCGAGCCGGATGTCCAGAAAATTCTGGAATACATGCCAGTAACTAATTTAAAACCGGATACGGAGGAAGCAGAAGATGCCTCTAAACTAATGGCCAATTTTAACACCAAGAAAAAGTATCGTCAAACGGTGATGTTCACAGCAACGATGCCTCCGGCAGTGGAACGTCTAGCCCGTACCTATCTTCGTCGCCCGGCCACAGTCTATATCGGTTCTGTTGGTCGCCCAACAGAACGAACCGAACAGATTGTGCACATCATGACAGAGAACGAGAAACGCAAGAAGCTGATGGAAATTCTTTCTCGAGGTGTCGAACCACCGTGCATCATCTTCGTCAACCAAAAGAAGGGCGCGGACGTTCTCGCCAAGGGCCTGGAAAAGCTGGGTTACAACGCATGTACGTTGCACGGTGGCAAAGGTCAGGAACAGCGAGAGTACGCTCTGGCTTCACTCAAAAACGGTTCCAAGGATATTCTGGTCGCGACGGATGTCGCTGGTCGTGGTATCGATATCAAAGACGTCTCGCTGGTCATCAACTACGATATGGCCAAATCAATCGAGGACTACACGCATCGTATCGGTCGTACAGGTCGTGCCGGAAAGACTGGTTGTGCGATATCTTTCTGCACGAAAGACGACAGTCATCTGTTCTACGATTTGAAGACGATTATCATGGCCAGCCCGGTGTCGGTTTGTCCACCGGAGCTGATGAACCACACCGATGCGCAGCACAAGCCCGGAACGGTTGTCACCAAAAAACGAAGAGAGGAAAAGATTTTTGCGTAAGGTATCTCAACAGTTGACTGTAAGACAAGAATGTTTTAAGAAATGAAATTTCTGAAGTTGGGTTATTTCTGTTGATATCACAtgctttgttttgttttataatttcatgTATGATGATACGTGGACTAATCTTTTCGATGGAAAACTGTCTGAGTTTAGATTGAGTGACTGACGACCTATATTCCAAATAATGGAGTTATTCACAAACTTTGCGGATAATCAAGTCACTGGTCTTTGCACAGGGGCACTAACGATTTTTCTAAAACGAAACCGCGATGAATTCTGTACGTTGGCTCTGGTACAATTTCTTTCGACTGCTGCAATGCGCATTTAGACTGACAATCTAGGATTCTAAAGCGAAAAAATCGGTaagtaatgtcagagacattacAGGAGGGAAGCACAATATTTATTAGGGTTTTAACCGATTGGTCATTCACCCGTATGAAAGAATATTGCAGTGgtactaattacatttcattaTAAATTGAATAGAGTTTGCTTCTGATTTCGGAGTTTTTTTCTTGAAGGTGGTTGTTCTAAATTTGCTCGTCATTCTGTAGATAGCAGTCGGCCGCAGGTGGTCCGCTGATCCAAAGGGCCATTGGCGACCTCTTCAGTACCGCAAGGTATAGCCGAGGACCCATAGATGTTGTGGTTATGGTGTGCCGCTGTCCTGACTGTGAGTGCTTTGAATTGGCTCAACAATTCTGTAGGGATGGGTTGCGAATTTTCCGCTGGTCCTAAGGGCCATGGGTGACATCTCCAACACCGCAATGGTGTGACAGAGGGCCCAATAATAATGTGGTTGTAGTGAGCCTCTGTTGAGATGCCTTGGTACTCTGATTGGTATTTGTAGTAGGTTGGGATTCGCTGGAAGAAATTCGGGTTATGGTTATCTTGCTGAGCTGTGGGCGTCCTCGCCACTGTCGCTGCGTTACGTGGCAGAGGGCCCTTTGCTGGCGTGATGGTTGTTTCAAGATGGTTCGTCGCTTTTGTAAGTGGGGATACTCGCTGCAGGAAGTCCGCTGGTCCGAGACATTGGCGATTTCATTTCTGCAGCACCGTAGGAGTATAGCAAAGGGATCTGTTGATGATGTGgttgtaaagggcgaacacgaaattattgcgacaccgaaaatgtcatgccaattttcttataatgttaaaatcaaaccaaaattttagggtagttttatacatatatttacctcaaaaatcaaaagaaaagttaatcgatggagccttgagtgtaaaattgaacgcattttcgcttgatgccctccatcaaagtctttacagtgtcatccggtatcagtttctcagtttttttccactttcttaacatgtcctcgtctttgactgtcttcttgctcttccgaagttcccgaagttcattgcccagtactgctccaccgggcgcaactccggacagtttggcggattcatgttctttggaacaaaatggacaaaattggcctcataccactccaggacacttttagaatagtggcatgatgccaaatctggccaaaatagcggagtctcgtcgtgctgctgcaagaacggcaaagggcgcttctcgaggcactcagatttgtagatctcgccatttactgtgccctttgtcaaagaaaggctcactcctcagtccgcaagagcagatggcctgccaaatgagatatttggaggcgaacttcgacattttcttcttcttaaatttgtcgtccacatagaacttgctcttgtcggtgaaaaactccaaccccggaatttgcttaaaatcggcttttatatacatttcgtcgtccatcacacagcagccatattttgtcagcatcttctcgtagagcttccgtgccagagttttagccgtcgattgttgccgctcatcgcggtttgggaagttctgcaccttgtatgtatgtagtccagctctcttctttgcattctggatgtagctctgcgacatgccgatctttttagccaaatcacggcttgagacgttgggatttgctttaatcatccgcttcacctttccctccgtctttttgttctccggtcccggttttcttccagcttctttgccgtggtccaacgtcaaccgatcctggaaccgcttcaacactctggagacggttgaatggtgaatgttcaacatttttcccaactgccggtgcgacagatcaggaaattccaggtgtttggaaagaatttgttctctcgactagCGTtggttcttcttcttcttctttctgGTCTGTGTGCTGATTTTGTTTATCTCATCACACAGTAATTTTATGGCACAGCTGTACGCTATAACGCCAGTACGTTTTTTAGTCTGCATGAGTTTTCCACTTCTCTGCCGTACTGTTATCCTTGGTGGACGTGTGTTTCAGTTTGTTACACTTGAATTTTGAGTTCGTCGAGTAGTTTTATCATGTTTTTCATTATATCGATATTTTTTGTGTCAAATACTTCTTGAATTGTGCTGTATTTAGTTAGTGCATACTTATCACGGGTCATGATGTGCTTCACACAGTGTAGGATGATGTGTTCTGAAGTGTTTCTTTTTTCGCATATATCGCAGTATAGATTGTCCGCGATTCGCATTACGCTAAGCCAGTAGGGTGAGTAGTCATGTCCGGCAATCAACCTGTTTAATGTCCGTGTTTCAGTATTTGATAGTTTGAGATTGTGAAACCAAGAGTATTTGTTGATGCCTGTCTGATAATTGAAGAACTTCCTTCCTTTTCCATACTCTTGGGTGTAATTAACATACCattcttgaatttcatttgaGTTGCTCTCCTTTAAAATGTTGTACACATCGTGCGGGAATAGCATGTTATGTGATATCGTATTTTGATTAACGCCATTTCTTGCCAAGGCGTCCGCGATCTCATTTCCGGTTGTTTTGACGTGTCCAGGAATCCACTGAATAGACGTTTTCGTGCGTGCTGCTTTCTCGATGATCTCTTGTATTACTTCGTCGCGCTCTAGATTATCCAGCTGATTTTTGATTAATTCGCATCCTGATTTGGAGTCCGTTAATATCACTGCATCTGTAATCTGATTCCTTTCCACATATTGAAGTGCCACATATATCGCTTCCACCTCTACTGACATAGAACATACCTCATTTTCGAGTTTAAGGCTtagcgttggttcacctccattttcgttgaatcgaaaaacacgacttcgagtttgacaacatgtaaacaatacacatcaatgagaaagtgtgcaaaatttggttgatttttacccaatggtaaaaaagttatgccctgttgaatgtgtcgcaataacttcgtgttcgccctttaggatatacccagttaagctcagccagaaatgaactggaattctggctggttgtagttcgtattccgggtccagtgacacaaccgattctaagtTAGAATCGTTTGTCACTGCACGCTTACCAGCCGTTACTTAATTTTGGGTAGAATCCTACCCAACATGGACTAAAGTGCATCTCCTCACTTTTGGGTAACAAGCTTTGAACTTAAATTTTGGGTAGTGTGAGGACTACCCAAAGTTTGGGTTACGGATAACCCAAGCGTTGGGTACAGAGCGGGTAACCCAAAGTTTGTGTAACGATgaaataacccaaaatttgagtaactagcggataacccaacatttgagtaaagagcggataacccaaaatttgagtactgagcgcataacccaaaatttataacgagcggataacccaaaatttctgtaacgttcggataacccaaaatttaggCTTCCTATATGTATTATATGGATGCTTGGCATTCGCACTAAGaacaaccatcaatatgggtattattTGAAAAGTAGCCATTCGTAGATGCTGAAAATTgctgattggcgccattttgaaatccaagatggcggcttccggttaccacaaaacacttgaaactacaataaatatgggtgtcatttgaaaggtattgattagttgaaggcgaaaattgatgattggtgccattttgaaatccaagatgccgGCTtttggttaccacaaaacacatAAAAACCACCATCGatatgggtgtcgtttgaaaggtagtaattagtagaaggcaaaaattgatgtttgacgccattttgaaatccaagatggcggcttccggttatcaaaaaacactgaaaaatcccatcaatatgggtgtcatttgaaaggtagtaattaatAGGAGTTAAAAGTCGattattggcgccattttgaaatccaagatggcggcttcctgttaccacaaaacactaaaaaccaccatcaatatgagtgtcatttgaaaggtagtaattagtagaagttaaaaatcgattattggcgccattttgaaatccaagatggcggcttccggttaccacaaaacactgaaagctaccatcaatatgagggtcatttgaaaggtagtaattagtagaaagtgaaaattaatgtttggcgccattttcaaatccaagatggcggcttccggttaccataaaacacttaaaaccaccatcaatatgggtgtcatttgaaaggtagtaattgttagaaggcgaaaattgatgataggtgcccttttgaaatccaagatggcggcttccggttaccacaaaacactgaaaaccaccatcaatatgggtggttACCCCTAGGTTTAAGAACAGttattcactagtggtctatcccccatacgcttgatcatatatttaaaatggttTAATCaccaacaaaaaacaaaaaaaaaataaatgcacAATTAAATTACTTGACATTAGACAGCCAGAATTCTATATTATATTCCAGCCGGTATGACTAATGTCAAATGGAATTGTAGTGGCTCGGAACTCGGATAAGCTACAGTCTTGTTCAAATGTTCCATATTGCTCGATGTATCCGATGTCAATAACCGAGATGACGTTGTTTCACCGGTGTTGATTATTGGAAGCTTCAGTTTGACATGACTGAATAGTTTCctgcaaaaaatgttattatatATACGTTATACCACGACCGATCATCTTAACCATACCTGAAGTCACCACGCAGATGCGAGATCAGCTAAACGCAACCAAAGCCCATAGCAACAGGTGGAATATCGAAACAAGCCACGCGGCTCGCTACCAACGAGTTGACGATCCACGAGGCAGTACGTCGAAGCCACGTGACCGGAATCGAACGACAGCAAGGAgtccgtgtacgaactggaaccagccagaattccagttcatttccggctgaactttactgggtcaGCGAGTAGGAAGAAAGAAAGATaacattaaggggttatatacctttttatttttcaaaaaatcgaaattttcgattatctcgaaatgtcgtttttccaaaaatggttttcccgCGATCACGATTGACAAAAAACcattcaaccgattttcttcaatttgttttcaattgatcgtaaataatttttctcgcacctaaacgatttttttatgcattaatttttgttttgtagatgagcatttttaatacaaattttGGAGCGCAAAAcaacggttttttttacaaaaaagttCCGGAAtgtaggaaaaaaatatttatttaactAATTGTTAAGGTACTAGGTTTACTTATATAAAAAAGGGCTTTTGtaagttttgggattttagttgatctattggtcttcaatcgtgatcaccgtaaACCtcctaaataaaaaagggttaagggaaaaaagccataactccgtccattatcaatgtatttttataaacttatgcttgttcatttcactgaaaaatgtactaccaataTACcataagtttgatgaaatgaaaTCATTTCTTTATACCTTtatgtaaattcaaactttcgtgacatttttctcacaaaaaggtATATAGCCCCCTAATTTATCGATATATCGCAATATATCTCGGGTGTTTTTtagaagggccaataagcatactgtcgaaattcactttgagatgaaattctggacaaaccattaatcgccgattataaatcacagcaacaaacgaaagagaaaacttttctctttcataaaatgccAACATGctactcaaagtgaattttgacagcatgcttattggcccttctaAAAAAACTAGCGAGATATATTCTTTATAATGTACTGGTTAAATTTTATGCAATTTCCTAGTTCCTATACttccgttctacgcata encodes:
- the LOC131679066 gene encoding probable ATP-dependent RNA helicase DDX23, which produces MAGDKKRRSRSRERIDLERDRIRDRDRYREREHLIERDRDRERERDRDRFERERERERDRDRGHVDKGPVAPRERIGEGITKRRSSGEWNRDKKKKKEEADKKDESEETEEMKALLKRETSSKKEPLSLEELLAKKKAEEQARSKPVFITKEQRAAEALKRRQEEVAAMKAATSNVVAKFGDVPVTVLLNREKKDPLEKYDRRERERERERERERARNRDRDGKEKEGVDDKKRSTTEDPTVKDKEKEQEAIRERYLGIIKKKRRVRRLNDRKFVFDWDAAEDTSVDYNNLYKERHHVQFFGRGNIAGIDIKDQKKKQSKFYGDLLEKRRTDAEKEQEKVRLKKVKKKEEKQKWDDRHWSEKDPDEMTERDWRIFREDYNITIKGGKIPNPFRTWKESGFPKEILDIIDKVGYKEPTPIQRQAIPIGLQNRDIIGIAETGSGKTLAFLIPLLNWIQSLPKIDRLETADQGPYAIILAPTRELAQQIEEETQKFGQPLGIRTVVVVGGLSREEQGFRLRLGCEIVIATPGRLIDVLENRYLVLNQCTYIVLDEADRMIDMGFEPDVQKILEYMPVTNLKPDTEEAEDASKLMANFNTKKKYRQTVMFTATMPPAVERLARTYLRRPATVYIGSVGRPTERTEQIVHIMTENEKRKKLMEILSRGVEPPCIIFVNQKKGADVLAKGLEKLGYNACTLHGGKGQEQREYALASLKNGSKDILVATDVAGRGIDIKDVSLVINYDMAKSIEDYTHRIGRTGRAGKTGCAISFCTKDDSHLFYDLKTIIMASPVSVCPPELMNHTDAQHKPGTVVTKKRREEKIFA